In a single window of the Octopus sinensis linkage group LG1, ASM634580v1, whole genome shotgun sequence genome:
- the LOC115216472 gene encoding nuclear envelope phosphatase-regulatory subunit 1-like isoform X4, which produces MSDEPELTEWQKYLLDEDTDIAICQNDLKAFERRLTEVIDKLQPAARFWRIILIIISVCTAIGAWAWLWDPATAQISFIQSLWNHPFFTISCITLFALFMCGIHKRVVAPSIVASRCRQVLSDYNMSCDDTGKLILLKPRPSI; this is translated from the exons ATGTCTGATGAACCTGAACTTACAGAATGGCAAAAATACCTTTTAGATGAAGACACAGACATTGCTATCTGTCAGAATG ATCTGAAGGCTTTTGAAAGACGGTTGACTGAAGTTATTGACAAACTGCAGCCAGCAGCCAGGTTTTGGCGAA TCATTTTGATCATCATCTCAGTATGTACAGCCATTGGAGCATGGGCCTGGTTATGGGATCCTGCCACTGCTCAGATATCATTCATCCAATCTCTGTGGAACCATCCTTTCTTCACTATCAGCTGTATTACACTGTTTGCACTTTTCATGTGTGGCATCCATAAGAGAGTTGTTGCACCATCCAT TGTTGCTTCTCGATGTCGGCAAGTTCTTTCAGATTATAACATGTCTTGTGATGAT ACAGGAAAGCTGATTCTTTTAAAACCAAGACCTTCAATATGA